In Leptospira langatensis, a genomic segment contains:
- a CDS encoding 2-oxoglutarate dehydrogenase E1 component, whose translation MKIEQLMALYGENGALLDELYEKFKKDPNSLDKEWSLFFQEVETNGVYPQNGNGANGNGNGKGAVSTSFTDAQAGSIREMGIINLLNAYRRQGHLAANLDPLGISKPNRNFIDSKLSNLTNADLDTVVDTQNPSLGRAKLRDVVSWFEKTYCSTVGYEQYYLVNDTEREWLQQQVESAEFHAPLPKSIRLRLFEKLFQADHFETFLAKKYVGKKRFSLEGGESMIPMLDTIIEEAGRFKMDGLVIGMAHRGRLNVLVNVIEKPASLVFAEFEEKADKNAQSYADVKYHLGYSNSKMTASGKEVKLSLAFNPSHLEAVNPVVTGSVRARQEQYGDKDRAKFMPITIHGDAAFAGQGVVAETINLMNLDGYTTGGTFHIVINNQIGFTTLPNESRSTIYATDLAKGYQIPIVHVNGDDPEAVYRVTKLGMEYRQKFKKDFIIDLICYRRLGHNETDEPAFTQPKMYSIIKNHLPTAQLYEKKLVADGDVTQDELDFIKNGSTQGLEDSFQRAKEQDIKMKVDTMQGVWSKYSKEPLDSGTATSLLAEQIDRIVKAITTVPEGFTPNPKLVKLLQSRKEMAEGKISLDYGMAEALSFGSILENGFRVRLSGQDSQRGTFSHRHAVLVDINSGDKYIGLNHISEKQAKAEVVNSSLSEFSVLGFEYGYSLSDPSALVLWEAQFGDFANNTQVIFDQFLSSSEVKWQRMSGLTVLLPHGYEGQGPEHSSGRIERFLQLCADNNMQVANCTNAAQYFHLLRRQILRNFRKPLIIFTPKSLLRFPGALSPIEDLLKGAFREVLPDAGGLKADKVEKVIFSFGKVYYDLLKYREENNVQNTALIRVEQVYPFPANAIEEVFKTYKNAKTIVWCQEEPKNQGAWTFVRDRFEDVLPSGQKLKYAGRKESASPAAGHMKVHTQQQEQLVADAYSA comes from the coding sequence ATGAAAATCGAACAATTGATGGCATTATACGGAGAGAACGGAGCGCTTCTAGACGAACTTTACGAAAAGTTTAAGAAGGATCCGAACTCTCTCGATAAGGAATGGTCCCTCTTCTTCCAAGAAGTGGAGACAAATGGGGTTTATCCTCAGAACGGGAACGGAGCGAATGGAAATGGGAACGGCAAGGGCGCTGTTTCCACTTCTTTCACGGATGCGCAGGCAGGCTCTATCCGAGAGATGGGGATTATCAACCTTCTCAATGCGTATCGTAGACAGGGTCACTTGGCTGCAAACCTGGATCCTCTTGGCATTTCTAAACCGAACCGCAATTTTATCGATTCCAAACTAAGTAACCTTACGAACGCAGATCTCGACACAGTAGTCGACACACAGAACCCTTCTCTTGGCAGAGCGAAGTTGAGGGATGTTGTCTCCTGGTTCGAGAAGACCTACTGCAGTACCGTAGGATACGAACAATATTATCTCGTAAACGATACGGAAAGAGAATGGCTCCAACAACAAGTGGAGTCCGCCGAATTCCATGCTCCTCTTCCTAAGAGCATTCGTCTGAGGCTTTTCGAGAAACTTTTCCAAGCGGATCATTTCGAGACCTTCCTTGCTAAGAAATATGTGGGTAAGAAACGCTTCTCCTTAGAAGGAGGAGAAAGCATGATCCCTATGCTCGATACCATCATCGAAGAAGCGGGCCGTTTCAAAATGGACGGACTGGTCATCGGTATGGCGCATAGAGGACGCTTGAACGTTCTAGTAAACGTGATAGAGAAGCCGGCTTCTCTTGTATTTGCCGAGTTCGAAGAGAAAGCGGATAAGAATGCCCAAAGTTATGCGGACGTTAAGTATCACTTGGGATATTCCAATAGCAAGATGACCGCTAGCGGAAAAGAAGTGAAACTTTCTCTCGCATTCAACCCCAGCCACTTGGAAGCAGTGAATCCTGTAGTGACCGGTTCCGTTCGTGCCCGCCAAGAACAGTACGGGGACAAGGACCGCGCTAAGTTCATGCCGATCACCATTCACGGGGATGCGGCCTTTGCTGGACAGGGTGTTGTGGCAGAGACCATCAACCTCATGAACCTGGACGGATATACGACAGGCGGGACCTTCCATATCGTTATCAATAACCAGATCGGATTTACGACTCTTCCGAACGAATCCAGATCCACGATATATGCAACCGATCTTGCCAAAGGATACCAGATCCCTATCGTTCACGTAAACGGAGACGATCCGGAAGCAGTATACCGAGTCACTAAGCTTGGAATGGAATATCGTCAGAAGTTCAAAAAGGACTTTATCATAGACCTGATCTGTTATCGCCGATTGGGCCATAACGAGACCGACGAACCTGCATTCACACAGCCTAAGATGTATTCCATCATTAAGAACCATCTTCCAACCGCTCAACTATACGAGAAGAAGCTGGTAGCGGATGGGGACGTTACTCAAGACGAACTGGATTTCATTAAGAATGGATCTACGCAAGGCCTGGAAGATTCCTTCCAGAGAGCTAAAGAGCAAGACATCAAGATGAAAGTGGACACCATGCAAGGTGTTTGGTCCAAGTATTCCAAGGAGCCTTTGGATAGTGGAACAGCAACTTCTCTTCTTGCGGAACAGATCGATCGTATCGTAAAAGCGATCACCACAGTTCCGGAAGGATTCACTCCGAATCCTAAGCTAGTCAAACTTCTGCAGAGCAGAAAGGAAATGGCGGAAGGAAAGATCTCCTTGGATTATGGAATGGCGGAAGCTCTGTCCTTCGGTTCCATTTTAGAGAACGGATTTAGAGTCCGTTTATCCGGTCAGGATAGCCAACGAGGAACCTTCTCTCATAGACATGCGGTTCTGGTGGATATCAATTCCGGGGACAAGTATATCGGACTCAACCATATCTCTGAGAAACAAGCAAAGGCGGAGGTTGTGAACTCTTCTTTATCTGAGTTCTCCGTACTAGGCTTTGAATACGGATACTCTCTCTCCGATCCGAGTGCGCTCGTGCTTTGGGAGGCTCAGTTCGGGGACTTTGCGAATAATACTCAGGTGATCTTCGACCAATTCCTTTCCAGTTCGGAAGTGAAATGGCAGAGGATGTCCGGTCTGACTGTTCTTCTTCCTCATGGATACGAGGGACAAGGACCAGAGCATAGTTCCGGAAGGATAGAAAGATTCCTCCAGCTTTGTGCGGACAATAATATGCAAGTAGCGAACTGTACAAACGCGGCTCAATACTTCCACTTGCTTCGTAGACAGATCCTTAGGAATTTCCGTAAGCCTCTTATCATCTTCACTCCAAAATCCCTACTCAGATTCCCAGGAGCCCTTTCTCCGATCGAAGACCTTTTAAAAGGTGCGTTCAGAGAAGTCCTGCCAGATGCGGGAGGTCTGAAAGCGGATAAGGTGGAGAAGGTGATCTTCAGCTTCGGGAAAGTATATTATGATCTTCTTAAATATAGAGAAGAGAATAATGTGCAGAATACCGCTCTTATCCGTGTGGAGCAAGTATATCCTTTCCCTGCGAATGCGATCGAAGAAGTGTTCAAGACTTATAAGAACGCTAAGACCATTGTTTGGTGCCAAGAAGAGCCTAAGAACCAAGGTGCTTGGACATTCGTACGAGACAGGTTCGAAGATGTACTTCCTTCTGGCCAGAAACTGAAATATGCCGGAAGAAAAGAATCTGCGAGCCCTGCTGCCGGTCACATGAAGGTACATACTCAACAACAAGAGCAGTTAGTCGCAGACGCGTATTCTGCCTGA